The Acidobacteriota bacterium genomic sequence CGAGCCGGTTCTCGGCATTGGGCTTGAGCGGCACCCGAATGCCGAACTGCGCCTGCCCGGCCGGCAGACGCTGGCTCGCGGCCTGCGACCCGCCGGAGATCGCGACCGTCGTCGGCGTGGTCTGGGCGGCCGCCGTCGGCACGAGGGCGAGCGTCATCGCCGCCACGATGCCGAGGACCCTGCGCCCGCGCGGTCGAGAGGTGATCGCCACGGCTGTTGCCCCGGTTCTCGTCGGTCGGCTGGAGTGCCGGTGGGTCATGGCGTCACCCTGATGGCGATGGAGAGGTCCGATGCGACGCTGCTCGTGACCTCGATGGCGTCGACGTTCATGTAGTGGCCGAGCCGGTCGAGCGCCGCGGCCACGCGGTCGATGTCCTCGTCGGGCGGATCCTCCTCCGACTGTGTGAGGTAGTGCGCGAGCCGGACGAGTGTGAGCTCGAGCCCGACGAGGGTCTCCTGGACGGGTCTCGCGCTCACGGCCGCGATCGGCGCGCGCCGGAAGCGCGCCTCCTCCACGAGCGTGTAGAGGCGGGCGAGCGACTGCGCGGCGGCGACCTCCTCGCCGGCGCGCAGGAGCGCCACGAAGGTCGAGAACTCGGCCGTGAGCCCACCGACGATCGTGTTGGCGTGCTCGACGGCCGGCAGGAAGTCGGGCAGCGTGACGTTCAACTGGAACGTGCCGAACGCGTCGGTCGTCGTGCCGATCCCCGTGCCGGGGATCTCGATGGGAAGGCCGACGAGCGGCGTCCCCGTCACGCTGTCGAGCACGCGACCGCGAATCGCGGTGGCGAAGCCGATCTGCGCCCGGTACTCGGCCGCGCTCTCCGGGCTCGCCGCGTAGAACACGTCCACCGGCGAGGAGATGGCCATGTCGGCCTCGTCCTCGACGCCGGTCTGGCCGCACTGCCCCTCCCGAAGTACCTGCCCGGTGACGACCACCGTGAGGCGGTTCAGCCCCTGCTCGAGCGCGACGTCCAGCTCGAAGTCGTGACCCGACAACGGGACGTCGTGCCGGTGCTGGTTGGCCGTGAGCCCCACGCTGCCGAGCGAGGGATCGGACACGAAGCCGCGAACCGCGATCGTGGGCGTCGTCACCACCACGCGGTGGCCCGGCTCGAGGAGCTGCGCGATCGGGCACCGAGCGTCCGGCTCCTCGGTCGGCGGCGGCGGCACACCGGGACCCGGCGTCGGGACGACCGCGGGGATCGTGGCCGTCGCCTGCACCGGGATCACGGGTCCGGTCGGCGCGATCGGCGGCGGCGGCACCGGCGGGATCGGCGAGGGGCGCAATCGCAGCGGTGGCGGCGTTCCCCCGGGCGGCGGCGGCTCCGGCTCGAAGGTGAGTGTGACGACGTTGTGCTGGAAGCGGTTGAGCCCGAGGATGCCGCTCGACACCTCGCCCTGGTGGCGAATGGTGTACTCGATGGCGTTCGACCGTGCGGGGTCGAGCAGGTCCGGGATGACCACCACGCCGTCGGCGTCGGCAATCGCGGTCTTGCCGCGTTCGGGCAGCACCACCATGGCGCCCGACAACGGGTTGCCTCCGGTGTCCAGTACCCGAGCGGACAGCCCGAAGGCCACTTCGCGGAACGGACTCTCGGCATCGAAGAAGGCGAGCCCCTGGAGATCGCCGCGCAGCTTCACGTCGGAGGGACGCGGCAGCCCCCGCATTACCGTGAAGAGCTTCCGCTCGAGCGGCGAGATGTTGTTGCCGGTGAACAGCGGCGAGACCTTCGTCTGCGGCAGCATCACGATGGTACCGGCCGTGAGGTCCGACACATAGAGGTTGCCGTAGACGTCGGCCGCCACGCCGCTCGTGTTCTCGAAGATGCTCGTGCCGGGCTGGAACAGCGGCGCCGCGGTGTAGGTCCAGATGCCCCGGTGTTGCGGCGGCACCTTGATGACGTTGTCCTGCTGGTTGAAGAAGACGGTCGTGTCGTGGCGCACGACCAGCCCGCTGTTCTCGAAATTGAACAGCGGGCTCTGGGCCCAGACCTGCGAGACGTTGCGCTCCGGATACTCACCGGGCGCGAACGCCTCGGGCCGCTTGAGATTGGTGATGCGCTGGTTGAGCCCGTCGGCGACGAACAGCGTCTCGCCGAACATGCCCGGGCCGAACGCCATCGCCTGCACCGACGTGGGATTGGCCCGCATCAGCAGCTGGCTGTAGTAGTTCATGGTGCCGGCGAGCGAGCGCGCGCCCGTGTAGGGCGCGTAGCGGAAGATGCGGCCCCCGAACTGCGCGTTGCCCGACACGTTGTTCGTGTAGACGTACCCCAGGCTGTCCACCGCCAGGCCGGCCTGCACGCCCTCTGGCACGACCTTGAATCCCGAGCGCGCGAAGACCCGCATGGTCGGCTTGAGCGAGAACATCAGCCCCTCGAACTGCGGGGCCGGCAACGAGAGGTATGCCTGTCGGTCGAGCGGGTCGATGGCGAGCGCCGCGACGACGGCCGGCGCCGTGCGCATCGAGACGGTGACGATAGCGACCTCGCTCGGGTCGCTCACCTGGTAGGCCAGGCCCCTGAGGATCGTCGCTGCCGGGTCGAGCACCGTCTTGAGCGTGTCGAACGACACCGACATCGTGATGGAGGTCGAGCCGGCCGATGCGAAGCCCCCCCCGGGGAGCGACAGCCCCGAGGGTACGAACGGTGCAAGCAGTGGGGCGATCGCCGTGTCGAACGTGGTCGGAGCGTACTCGATGGGCCCGCCCACGCGGCGCCGGGCGATCACGTAGTACCCGTTGTTCCCGAGCGGCGGATCCTCGTCGACGAAACGGAGGACCTTCCGATCGCCCGGGAAGCGCTGGAGCGCGATACGCTCGTGGCCGCGCGAGGCGTTCTGCCGCCACAGCTCGTACGACCACACGGTGTTGGCGTCGTGCTGGTCGCCCCGGTCGTTGTCGCTCCGCTGGACCGACAGGAGCACGCCGCGAATCTTCTCGCCGCTCGTGGGGTCGGTGACCTGCTCGGCGCGGAGGATGACCGGGGGGCGCGGGCGGAGCGACTGGATGATGAGGTCGGCCTGCACCTGGAAGATGGCGCGGACAACAGCGCCCTGCTGCTTCGAGAGCACGTCTTCGGCGTAGCCGCGGGCCGCGTCGGCCACGTGGCGGATCAGGTTGTACTTGCGGGCCTCGGCCTGCGCCTCGGCCCAGGCGCCCCACGTGGCGTCGACGTTCTCGCGGAAGGCCCGCTGACGGGCCTGCGTGAGCGACTGGCTCTCGAGCACGCCGTCGGCCAGCTCGCGCAGGGCGGCGCTGCCGGGCACCAGCTCGCCGTGCAGGGCCGCACGCGCGCGGTCGGCCAGGTGCCGCGGCACGCCCTCCCGCTCGAAGAACCGGAAGAACTGCGCGTCGGCGGCCACCACGTCGCCCACGCGATCGCGCAGCAGCACGCCCATCAGCTTGACGACCTCCGCGCAGCTCGGCTGCGGCGGGTACAGGTCGGTCCTGAACTGATCGGCCGCCGACGGTTCGGGTGGCGGCGGCCCGCTCGGCGTTCCGCCGGGCAGCGCCCTGATCGTCTGGGTGCAGAGCTCCGAGTACACGCCAGGCAGATTCGCCTTCACCTGGTCGCTCTTGGCCTCGAGCGTCAGCTGCCAGACGTTGCCCCACGCGTGGGACGGCTCGCGGGCCGGCGGGGCGTCGCCCTGCGCCAGTGGCGTGGTCCCGACCCACGCCGGCGCCCGTCCGCCGACGTTCGTCGCGAACGCGCGCTCGATGTCGCGGCTCACCCTCGACCGGCTCCCGGAGGAGCCCGCCCACGCCAGCACGCGGTCCGTCGGAGAGAACTCCCCTGCGGCCCGCTGGAACGGCTCCACGTACTGGCGGTGCAGGAACGTGAGGAACGTGGCGACGAGCAGCTGCTGCTGCAGTTCGTTGAGCAGCGTGTCGACGCGGACGCTGGGCGGGGCGGCCGAGGCGGTCCTGCCCTGATTGAAGAGCACCATCATCAGCGCCGCACCGGGGCGGGACGGATCGGCCCAGACCGCGTCCACCTCCGCCTGGAGCGCGTTCAGCAGCTCGCCCATCGACGGGACGTACTCCGGTCCGGGGTACCGGAACGACAGCAGCAGCATCTTCAGCGTCTCGCCGAGGGTGACCGCGTCGCCGGCGATCATCCGCTGCGCCGTGGCCTCGACGCCGCTGTGGCGGAAGCTCCAGTAGCCGTCGCCGGCCACCTGCGGGTTCAGCTGGTGGCCCCCGGCGTCGAGCACGCCCACCTCCGGCCCGCCGACCGCGATGATGGTGTCCTCCACCATCTTCATCACGACTTCCATCTTCTGGGGGCCGGAGAGGATCTCGGTGGCGCCGCGACCGAGCGCCGCCGCGAGGCGAGGCGGCACCGGCGGGCTGTTGGGCGGTGGGGGCGGTGGCGGCACGTCGACTTCCGCGAGCTCGATCTCGCCGAGGTCTTCGGCGTCCTCCAACGTGAGCGACACCCGCAGGCTCGTCTCGAGGTAGCCCTCGGCCTGGATCACGACACGCCGCAGGTCCACCGGCACGCCGAGCAGCGTGAACGTGCCGTCGGCGGCCGTCGTCGTGCACAGCGAGGTGCCCGGCACGCAGACCAGCGCGTTGGCGAGGGCCTGTCCGCCGGCGTTGCGCGCCCGGCCGGTGACTCGCGTCGTGCCGCTCGTCACGTGGAACGCGTTGAGGAGCGCCGCCTCCTGGTTACCGGTCGTGACCACCACCACGCGCGGACCCACGCCCGCATCGCGGGCCACGCGCACGCGCGCGCTGAGCGAGGTCGGCCCCTGGACGGTGATGGCGCCCACCTCGATGCCCGGACCGAAGGTGACGAGGCTCTCCTGCGGCTCGAAGGCCGTCGCGTAGCCTGTGACGACCACGTCGAGCTCCTGGCCCTGCTCGGCGCTGAGCGGCGCGATCGACGCGACGAAGGCCCGAGAGGCCGGTGGCCGCGGTGTGCCCTCGCCGAGGACGCCCGTGATGATGGCGGTCGGCTGGAACGTCGGTGAGAGAGGCGGGTCCACCGTGACGCGCAGCGGCGTGCCGTCGCCGGTGGGATCGATTGAGGCCACGACGACGGTCGCTTCGGTGGTGGCCTCGTTGCCGGCATCGTCCACCGCGCGCGCCGAGAAGGTCAGCGGCGTGTTCTCCGTCGCGTCGGGCGGCACGGCGTGGTTGAACTGGAATTCGAACGGAGGGGCGCTCGCGGAACCGAGCGGCGTCCCCTCGTAGTCGAGTTCGAGCAGCGCCAGTGCGCCGTTGTCGGTGGCCCGCACGACGATCGGGACGAGCCCGCCCGGCACCACGGCCGCCGGCGCCTCGATCGCCACGACAGGCGGCGTCGTGTCGGGCACGTCGACGACGAGCACACGCGTCGCCGTGCCCACGTTGCCGGCACGGTCGCGCACGCGCGCGAACATCGTGCGCCCCGTGTCGCGCGCCGCGTCCGGCGGCACCGTGACGTCGAAGGCGAACGGGCCCGACGTGCGCTCGCCGATCCTGGTCGTGAACTCGAAGAACTCCACGAGCTCGGGCCCCGACAGGTCCGCGACCTCCACCGTGAACTGGACCGTCTCGTCGGGCCGGGCCCTGACCTGACCACCGATCGTCAACCGCGGCGCCGTCTTGTCGACATTGAGCGTCACGCTCGCCGTGGCCGTCGCGCCGGCGCTGCTCTGCACGGTGCGCTCGATCACCTGGCCAGCCCCCTCAGTCGTCACCTCGATGGCCTCAGGGCAGCTCGTGGCGTGCGTGCACGCGAAAGAGACCGTCACGCTGGTCCGATGCCAGCCGTTCGCGTTCGCCGCCGGCGTGACCGTGGCGACAATCGTCGGCGTCTCGACGGGATACGTCTTGCCCAGGTTGCGCCGGACGATGGTGAGGTCGACGGTGTTGATGACGCCATCGCCGTTCACGTCGGCGTTCGGGATGTAGCCGGGCTGACCGACTCGCTGGCCCAGGGCGCCCTGCACGATGGCGACATCGGCCTGGTTGACGATGCCGTCGCGGTTGACGTCAGGGTTGGGCACGGTCTGCCCGCGTGCCGGCGAGGGCGCCGAGGCCACGAACGCGAAGAGCAGCAGCGCGGCGAGTCGATGGGTGAAGTGCCTCATGGCGTCAATCCGTCGTGGACACGTGCGAGGAGCGAGAGGACGGTTCAGTTGAGCAAAGCGCAATCGCATCGCGAAGGGGGCCACGGCCGCCCCCGCGTCGCGGGACCCGAAGACTCGCGCGCGGGCGTCCGCCCTGCGCGCGGAACACACGACGCCCGCGGCCAATGACGACCATCGTGACGAGGCATGCGAGGACCGGCCGACGCCTGCGAGGGTGGCGTCATCCCGTCGTGCTGGTCTCTATCGAAGTCGGCGGAATCGCCCGTGTGCGCTCAGGCCGATTCCCAACGCCACGAGCACGAGCACACCCGGTTCGGGCACCGGCGCCGGATCGGGGTCCGTGCCGCCGCCACCAGGCGCCGCAATCGACAGTGAAAGACTCGCGGGCACGAAGTCGAAGTCGACGAGCGGGAAGAAGCCCCACTCGTCGAGCTCCTCCAGCTCCTGCAGGCCAAAGCCACTCACGCCGAACAGTCCGTTCGCGCCAGTCGCCGGGTCGTAGCTGAAGAGCGCCGAGAACAATCGACCGGACCCGGTCGCGCGCGGGGTGACGATCGGAAGGTTGGTCGTGCTGTCGAAGAGCGCATTGAGGAAGCCGGCAAACGACCACGTGCCACCGCCGGTGTCCAGATCGAGGAAGTCGGCAAACGGAGGCAGCGGATCGAGGCAGTCGGCGCCGGCCGCGCACGCCGCCTCTGCCGCCGTCTGCGCCGCCGCGGCTTCGGCCGTGAGCCAACTCCCGAGTTCGGCGCTGACGAACGTGAACGGGCCGCTCCACTCGAAGAGCAGGTCGAACATGACGAGGTTCGCGGGGTCGTTGTCGGTCAACTCGCCGTCGACGTGCAGGGTGACGAACCCCGACACGGTCGTGTCTGCGCTGAGCGACAGGATGGCCGCGGCCTCACCACGGGCGGGCCCCAGCAGGCCGCAGGCCGCGACGAGCATGGCCCCGACAAGGCGGTGCGATGAACGCAAGGACGGATGGATGGTCATGTCTGCTGCTCGACTCCGTCAGGACTCCCGATCTGAGGTGAAGGAAGGCAAGGCCCCTGCCAGCGCGGGGCGCGAGGCGCGCCGCGCCTCCGTCTCGTGAATTGCCTGCGGGTCGCCGTCGCTCGCCATCGAACACGCCGCGACGGGCCGACCCGGCTCGCGCCTCCAGAGGCGATGGACGGTGCTGTGGCTCACGCCGAGCGCCACGGCCAGCGAGCGGGTGGTCCATCGCGAGGTCCGGCTCGGCGTCGTGGCCAGCAGGGCCCGGAACCTCGCTTCGAGGGCCGGGTTCGGCCGAGGCTTGCGCCCGCGACCGGGCTTGTCGCGAGCGATGGCCTCGAGCCCCCCGTCGGCGAAGCGGCGGCACCACAGGCGGACGGTCCTCGTCGACACGCGCACCTCGCGTGCGATCGCGCGATCGTCCAGGCCGGCCCCCGCCAGCAGGACGATGCGGGCACGCACCACCAGACGGCCGGCGATCGTGCGCGATCGTGCCCACCGCTCGAGCTGGGTGCGCGCTTGCTCCGGCAGCGCGACGCGCGGGCGTGCCGTCCCACCTCGCTCATCGGCTGGGCGAGCGTCATCCAATTCCCGTGACAGGGTGTCGAAGCCCACCCACGGTGAGGAGAGGGCGCCCGAAAAGATCCACTGTGGAGACGACATTTGTCTTCCGTTCTTTGACCGAATCTGACCGGCGGGCACCCCACGCACACGGTCGAGGTGGCCTCACCAGAACAAGCGGAAGACGAAAGAGAATGGGGCCAGCCCAGGAGCCAGGCCGGCAGACGAACCGCCCCGGGGTGCCGGCTGTGGGGGCGGGTCAGTCGTCGGGCGTCAGGCGCGACATCTCGCGCTTGAGCCACACGCGCGCCACTTGCCACTCGCGCTTCACCGTCCTCGTCGAGACGTCGACGATGGCGGCCGTCTCCTCGACGGTCAGGCCGCCGAAGAACCGCAACTCGACGATGCGTGCCTGGCGGAGGTCGAGCGCGGCGAGCCGGGCGAGCGCTTCGTCGAGTGCGACGAGGTCGAGGTCGGCATCGACGACCGGCGAGGCCACGTCGACCTCGTCGAGCGGCACGCGCGCCTGCCCGCGGCCACGTTTGTGCGCCTTGCGGCTCCGGGCGTGGTCGACGAGGATCCGGCGCATGGCCCGCGCCGCGGTCGCCAGGAAATGGTGGCGGTTGTGCCACCCGTCATCTGGCGCCTCTGCGAGCCGGAGGTACGCCTCGTGGACGAGCGCGGTCGGCTGAAGCGTGTGGTCGGAGCGCTCCCGACGGAGCGCGGCCGCCGCGACGCGGCGCAGGTCGTCGTACACGATCGCGAACAGTGAGGCCGCAGCCAGTTCATCGCCCGACGCGGCGTCGGTCAGCAGCCGGGTGACGTCGCCCCGAGCCGGCTCGCGCCGCTCGTTCATCGACACCGCTCCACCTTCGCGGCCATCTGGCGTTCGATCTCCGGACCAGTACACGTGGTGATCGCGTCGGCGCGCAGCGCGCGATGCGCCTCGAGGCCGGCCTGCCATTCCCGGCACGCCAGGGCGACCCGCGCCGGGGTGCGCTGCGGAGCCGTCCACGCCAGGTCGCCCACGGCCTCCGACACGCGCGCAACGTCGCACCGTGCCTGCGCGTTGCCCAGGTCGCGGGCGACCATGCCTCGATAGGCGCCGAGCGCCTCGCGGAGCAGCTCCAGCGCTTCGTCCTCGCGCCCCAACAGGTCGAGGACCTGCGCGAGCTTCTCCTGCGACACGGCAACGCTGCGAACGGCGTTCGCATTCGACGGGTCGACGTCGCGCAGTCGCACGAAGCGGTCGAGCGATCCGCGATAGCTGGCCGCCGCGGCCGGAAGATCGCCCTTTCTCCGCTGGACGTTGCCCACGCGCTCGAACGCGATGGCCAGATCGCGTTCGATGTCGGTGTGACGCGCCACCGACGCGGCGAGGTCCTCGCGAATGCGGAACGATTGATCGTACGCCGCTGCGGCGTCCTCGAGACGATCGTCCTCCTCGTGCAGCGTGCCGAGGCGCTCGAACACGATGCCGAGGAAGCGACGAACGCGCCGGTCGTTGGGGGCGTCCCGGTCGAGGTGCTGGAAGGCCCCGAGGGCCTCCCGGTACCGGCCCGC encodes the following:
- a CDS encoding carboxypeptidase regulatory-like domain-containing protein, whose amino-acid sequence is MRHFTHRLAALLLFAFVASAPSPARGQTVPNPDVNRDGIVNQADVAIVQGALGQRVGQPGYIPNADVNGDGVINTVDLTIVRRNLGKTYPVETPTIVATVTPAANANGWHRTSVTVSFACTHATSCPEAIEVTTEGAGQVIERTVQSSAGATATASVTLNVDKTAPRLTIGGQVRARPDETVQFTVEVADLSGPELVEFFEFTTRIGERTSGPFAFDVTVPPDAARDTGRTMFARVRDRAGNVGTATRVLVVDVPDTTPPVVAIEAPAAVVPGGLVPIVVRATDNGALALLELDYEGTPLGSASAPPFEFQFNHAVPPDATENTPLTFSARAVDDAGNEATTEATVVVASIDPTGDGTPLRVTVDPPLSPTFQPTAIITGVLGEGTPRPPASRAFVASIAPLSAEQGQELDVVVTGYATAFEPQESLVTFGPGIEVGAITVQGPTSLSARVRVARDAGVGPRVVVVTTGNQEAALLNAFHVTSGTTRVTGRARNAGGQALANALVCVPGTSLCTTTAADGTFTLLGVPVDLRRVVIQAEGYLETSLRVSLTLEDAEDLGEIELAEVDVPPPPPPPNSPPVPPRLAAALGRGATEILSGPQKMEVVMKMVEDTIIAVGGPEVGVLDAGGHQLNPQVAGDGYWSFRHSGVEATAQRMIAGDAVTLGETLKMLLLSFRYPGPEYVPSMGELLNALQAEVDAVWADPSRPGAALMMVLFNQGRTASAAPPSVRVDTLLNELQQQLLVATFLTFLHRQYVEPFQRAAGEFSPTDRVLAWAGSSGSRSRVSRDIERAFATNVGGRAPAWVGTTPLAQGDAPPAREPSHAWGNVWQLTLEAKSDQVKANLPGVYSELCTQTIRALPGGTPSGPPPPEPSAADQFRTDLYPPQPSCAEVVKLMGVLLRDRVGDVVAADAQFFRFFEREGVPRHLADRARAALHGELVPGSAALRELADGVLESQSLTQARQRAFRENVDATWGAWAEAQAEARKYNLIRHVADAARGYAEDVLSKQQGAVVRAIFQVQADLIIQSLRPRPPVILRAEQVTDPTSGEKIRGVLLSVQRSDNDRGDQHDANTVWSYELWRQNASRGHERIALQRFPGDRKVLRFVDEDPPLGNNGYYVIARRRVGGPIEYAPTTFDTAIAPLLAPFVPSGLSLPGGGFASAGSTSITMSVSFDTLKTVLDPAATILRGLAYQVSDPSEVAIVTVSMRTAPAVVAALAIDPLDRQAYLSLPAPQFEGLMFSLKPTMRVFARSGFKVVPEGVQAGLAVDSLGYVYTNNVSGNAQFGGRIFRYAPYTGARSLAGTMNYYSQLLMRANPTSVQAMAFGPGMFGETLFVADGLNQRITNLKRPEAFAPGEYPERNVSQVWAQSPLFNFENSGLVVRHDTTVFFNQQDNVIKVPPQHRGIWTYTAAPLFQPGTSIFENTSGVAADVYGNLYVSDLTAGTIVMLPQTKVSPLFTGNNISPLERKLFTVMRGLPRPSDVKLRGDLQGLAFFDAESPFREVAFGLSARVLDTGGNPLSGAMVVLPERGKTAIADADGVVVIPDLLDPARSNAIEYTIRHQGEVSSGILGLNRFQHNVVTLTFEPEPPPPGGTPPPLRLRPSPIPPVPPPPIAPTGPVIPVQATATIPAVVPTPGPGVPPPPTEEPDARCPIAQLLEPGHRVVVTTPTIAVRGFVSDPSLGSVGLTANQHRHDVPLSGHDFELDVALEQGLNRLTVVVTGQVLREGQCGQTGVEDEADMAISSPVDVFYAASPESAAEYRAQIGFATAIRGRVLDSVTGTPLVGLPIEIPGTGIGTTTDAFGTFQLNVTLPDFLPAVEHANTIVGGLTAEFSTFVALLRAGEEVAAAQSLARLYTLVEEARFRRAPIAAVSARPVQETLVGLELTLVRLAHYLTQSEEDPPDEDIDRVAAALDRLGHYMNVDAIEVTSSVASDLSIAIRVTP
- a CDS encoding PEP-CTERM sorting domain-containing protein (PEP-CTERM proteins occur, often in large numbers, in the proteomes of bacteria that also encode an exosortase, a predicted intramembrane cysteine proteinase. The presence of a PEP-CTERM domain at a protein's C-terminus predicts cleavage within the sorting domain, followed by covalent anchoring to some some component of the (usually Gram-negative) cell surface. Many PEP-CTERM proteins exhibit an unusual sequence composition that includes large numbers of potential glycosylation sites. Expression of one such protein has been shown restore the ability of a bacterium to form floc, a type of biofilm.), whose protein sequence is MTIHPSLRSSHRLVGAMLVAACGLLGPARGEAAAILSLSADTTVSGFVTLHVDGELTDNDPANLVMFDLLFEWSGPFTFVSAELGSWLTAEAAAAQTAAEAACAAGADCLDPLPPFADFLDLDTGGGTWSFAGFLNALFDSTTNLPIVTPRATGSGRLFSALFSYDPATGANGLFGVSGFGLQELEELDEWGFFPLVDFDFVPASLSLSIAAPGGGGTDPDPAPVPEPGVLVLVALGIGLSAHGRFRRLR
- a CDS encoding helix-turn-helix domain-containing protein, which produces MVRARIVLLAGAGLDDRAIAREVRVSTRTVRLWCRRFADGGLEAIARDKPGRGRKPRPNPALEARFRALLATTPSRTSRWTTRSLAVALGVSHSTVHRLWRREPGRPVAACSMASDGDPQAIHETEARRASRPALAGALPSFTSDRES
- a CDS encoding sigma-70 family RNA polymerase sigma factor, whose product is MNERREPARGDVTRLLTDAASGDELAAASLFAIVYDDLRRVAAAALRRERSDHTLQPTALVHEAYLRLAEAPDDGWHNRHHFLATAARAMRRILVDHARSRKAHKRGRGQARVPLDEVDVASPVVDADLDLVALDEALARLAALDLRQARIVELRFFGGLTVEETAAIVDVSTRTVKREWQVARVWLKREMSRLTPDD